The following proteins are co-located in the Lentibacillus sp. JNUCC-1 genome:
- a CDS encoding tripartite tricarboxylate transporter permease: MGDLLNGLTGVMHFEVLGVLILGVIGGIAIGSLPGLTATMGVALMLPVTFGMEPVVGILLLIGIYFGSVYGGSLTAILINTPGTPASAATALDGYAMAKKGFAHKALTVSTISSTIGGILSVIVLILVAPQLAEFALRFSAPETFALAVFGISIISSIAGKSMVKGLIAGLIGLLIATIGLDPIGGFPRFTFGSMNLTGGVEFIPVMIGLFAAAEAFKTMEEVFSKHKLKLSVEKVKLKWVEFKSIIITILRSAGIGTFIGMIPGAGGDITAFVAYNEAKRFSKNKEEFGEGSIKGVAAPEAANNSVTGGAMIPLLTLGIPGDAVTAVLLGALMVQGLQPGPMLFENNGPLVYSLFVGMLLANVLLLIFGLLGIRLFAKILLIPKAVLSPVILVLCVVGSYSLGNSYFDVIVMIISGIVGYFMIRTGFPAPPLILGLILGPIMESNFRRSIVMSQGDLSIFYTRPITLILLIVAVATLFSPLLSKAYKKMLKTN, from the coding sequence ATGGGCGATCTATTGAATGGTTTAACAGGGGTAATGCATTTTGAGGTGCTCGGTGTTTTAATTCTTGGAGTAATAGGTGGTATTGCTATTGGTTCTTTACCTGGTTTAACAGCTACGATGGGAGTAGCGTTGATGTTGCCAGTTACATTTGGAATGGAGCCGGTAGTGGGGATATTGCTGCTTATTGGAATATATTTTGGTTCAGTTTATGGTGGGTCCTTAACGGCCATATTGATAAATACACCAGGCACTCCAGCATCTGCAGCCACTGCATTGGATGGCTACGCAATGGCAAAAAAAGGTTTTGCACACAAAGCATTAACAGTTTCCACTATATCCTCAACTATAGGGGGCATATTAAGTGTAATCGTTTTAATTTTAGTTGCCCCACAACTAGCTGAGTTTGCATTGAGGTTTAGTGCACCTGAGACCTTTGCTTTAGCGGTGTTTGGTATATCAATTATTTCAAGTATTGCAGGAAAGTCGATGGTAAAAGGATTAATAGCCGGTCTTATAGGCTTACTTATTGCCACAATAGGATTGGATCCAATCGGTGGATTTCCACGTTTTACTTTCGGGAGTATGAATTTAACTGGCGGTGTAGAATTTATTCCTGTCATGATTGGATTATTTGCAGCTGCAGAAGCTTTTAAAACAATGGAAGAAGTGTTTTCAAAACATAAGTTAAAATTATCTGTTGAAAAAGTTAAATTAAAATGGGTAGAATTTAAATCCATAATTATTACCATACTTAGATCGGCTGGCATTGGTACATTTATAGGTATGATACCAGGAGCAGGTGGGGACATCACAGCTTTCGTAGCCTACAATGAGGCGAAACGCTTCTCAAAAAACAAAGAAGAATTTGGGGAAGGTTCTATAAAAGGTGTCGCTGCTCCAGAAGCTGCCAATAACAGTGTTACTGGTGGAGCAATGATTCCATTACTAACATTGGGAATACCTGGAGACGCTGTTACAGCAGTGCTTCTGGGAGCTCTGATGGTTCAAGGGCTTCAACCAGGTCCAATGCTTTTTGAAAACAATGGTCCTCTTGTATATAGCTTGTTCGTCGGAATGCTATTAGCAAACGTATTATTATTGATATTTGGGTTATTGGGAATTCGTCTTTTCGCGAAGATATTACTCATACCAAAAGCTGTTCTCAGTCCTGTAATTTTAGTGTTATGCGTAGTTGGTTCTTATTCTTTGGGGAATAGCTATTTTGATGTAATCGTTATGATTATATCGGGAATTGTTGGCTATTTCATGATTAGGACTGGTTTTCCTGCGCCCCCACTTATATTAGGATTGATCTTGGGCCCGATCATGGAAAGTAATTTCAGACGTTCTATTGTGATGTCGCAAGGAGATTTAAGTATCTTTTACACAAGACCAATCACACTGATTTTACTAATCGTGGCTGTAGCAACTCTTTTTTCACCTTTATTATCCAAAGCCTATAAAAAAATGCTAAAAACTAATTGA
- a CDS encoding 2-dehydro-3-deoxygalactonokinase produces the protein MKMILIDSGTTNSRLRLVDKSQNEVIDILKIKVGVRNTAIEGNNNNLKKQLTKGINALLTNNNLNANSISYIVASGMITSNLGIYEVPHILSPASLQDFVKHSVVVNLNDFYNIPCIFVPGMTNNVPDDNKGFLDILNDHDVMRGEEVESFGLLKQIDVQGSGLIVLPGSHTKYVIVDEHKSLTSSISTLGGEVLQALQKETILSNSLDSSLVQEVNTDMLKKGFESTRKYGLTRTLYHIRLIDLFSELSKNDRANYFVGAILHDDIKTLSDSIKDANLQWIIVGGSNPLREAFVHLLSAISIAKEVIEATDEQVEHSLVEGARDIASEYITLHTK, from the coding sequence ATGAAGATGATTTTAATTGACTCTGGTACAACCAATTCTAGACTTCGTTTAGTGGATAAGAGTCAAAATGAAGTAATTGATATCTTAAAGATTAAAGTAGGTGTAAGAAATACCGCTATAGAAGGAAATAATAACAACCTGAAAAAGCAGCTGACAAAAGGTATAAATGCATTATTAACAAATAACAACTTAAATGCTAACAGTATTAGCTATATTGTCGCATCAGGAATGATTACTTCTAATCTAGGCATATATGAGGTCCCTCATATCTTAAGTCCAGCAAGTTTACAGGACTTTGTGAAGCATTCCGTTGTTGTTAATTTGAATGACTTCTATAATATCCCGTGTATTTTTGTTCCGGGCATGACTAACAATGTCCCAGATGATAATAAGGGTTTTTTGGATATATTGAACGATCACGATGTAATGCGTGGGGAGGAAGTAGAATCTTTTGGTTTGCTTAAACAAATTGATGTGCAAGGCAGCGGTTTAATTGTTCTTCCGGGGTCACATACAAAATATGTAATTGTAGATGAACATAAATCGTTAACTTCTTCTATTTCCACGTTGGGAGGAGAAGTATTGCAAGCTCTTCAAAAAGAAACAATTTTATCAAACTCGTTAGATAGTTCTTTAGTCCAAGAAGTCAATACTGATATGCTGAAAAAAGGTTTCGAATCTACTCGGAAATACGGGCTCACAAGAACCCTTTACCATATAAGGTTAATCGACTTGTTTTCAGAACTAAGTAAGAATGACAGAGCGAATTACTTTGTAGGGGCGATTCTTCATGATGATATTAAAACACTATCTGACTCTATAAAAGACGCAAATCTTCAATGGATAATTGTTGGCGGGTCTAATCCCCTCCGTGAAGCGTTTGTGCATTTACTTAGCGCCATTTCTATCGCAAAAGAAGTAATAGAGGCAACTGATGAGCAGGTGGAACATTCTTTGGTGGAAGGTGCAAGGGATATCGCTTCTGAATATATAACTTTGCATACAAAATGA
- a CDS encoding 2-hydroxyacid dehydrogenase, with the protein MKPKVYIAKPIPESVEKYIAEYCEYKIWDEKTPIPKEKLLEEIKDIDGLMLPKGEITNEFLDQAPKLKVVSNIAVGYDGFDIEAMKKHKVLGTHTPHVLDETVADTIFGLILMTARKLSECNHHVKKGHWNKMDSEDFFGKDVHDATLGIIGMGRIGEKVARRATQGFNMNVLYYNRSRRKDVEEKYNVRYSDMTNLLRESDFVLLMLPLTNSTFQFMGANEFKLMKTDAFFFNCSRGKTVDENALIEALKMKKISGAGLDVYEQEPINKDNPLLLMDNVVTLPHIGSATKKTRDDMAMRAAENLVAGVTGKTPPDVVKEMR; encoded by the coding sequence ATGAAACCAAAAGTGTATATTGCAAAACCCATTCCTGAAAGCGTGGAAAAATATATTGCCGAGTATTGTGAGTATAAGATATGGGACGAAAAAACGCCCATTCCAAAAGAAAAGCTGCTTGAAGAGATTAAAGATATAGATGGTTTAATGCTTCCAAAAGGTGAAATCACAAATGAATTTCTTGACCAAGCACCTAAGTTGAAAGTCGTCAGTAATATTGCGGTCGGCTATGATGGCTTTGATATTGAAGCTATGAAAAAACACAAAGTTCTAGGGACACATACTCCTCATGTTCTAGATGAAACGGTAGCTGATACAATCTTTGGTCTTATATTGATGACGGCAAGAAAGTTGAGTGAATGTAATCACCATGTAAAAAAAGGCCACTGGAACAAAATGGATAGTGAGGATTTCTTTGGAAAAGATGTTCATGATGCCACACTCGGGATTATAGGAATGGGAAGAATTGGCGAAAAGGTTGCTAGGCGAGCAACACAAGGGTTTAATATGAATGTGCTTTACTATAATAGGTCTCGTCGTAAAGACGTAGAGGAAAAATACAATGTTCGCTATTCAGACATGACAAACTTATTAAGAGAATCCGATTTTGTTTTGCTTATGCTTCCCTTAACAAATTCTACATTTCAATTTATGGGAGCAAATGAATTCAAACTTATGAAAACAGATGCATTCTTCTTCAATTGCTCTCGTGGAAAGACAGTAGATGAGAACGCGCTTATAGAAGCATTGAAAATGAAAAAAATTAGCGGCGCAGGATTAGACGTTTACGAACAAGAGCCTATTAACAAAGATAACCCTTTGCTGTTAATGGATAACGTAGTCACTCTTCCTCACATAGGCTCTGCTACTAAGAAAACACGTGATGATATGGCAATGAGAGCCGCAGAAAACTTGGTAGCAGGTGTTACTGGAAAAACGCCCCCGGATGTAGTCAAAGAAATGAGGTAA
- a CDS encoding IclR family transcriptional regulator has translation MVKNTTSIQSVDRALKIMDILQGYPKGLGVTELSRRLEVSKSTSYRLLTSLKNQGYIKQDEQTELYLLGHKLIHLGQKVLEQLNIRELSAPYLRSLSQSTGETAHLAIMEENRVVYIDKIESPKTIRMFSNVGKTAPLHCTGVGKAILAFQSDEKIKEVINGVGLKKFTDKTIVTKEKMLSEIDVIRRKGYSIDDEEHELGITCAASPILNHNNQVVAGISVAGPTMRIDEEKLQQIAKDVVEVCASISKLLGSDD, from the coding sequence ATGGTGAAGAATACAACTTCTATACAATCTGTGGATCGCGCATTAAAGATAATGGATATTTTACAGGGGTATCCCAAAGGACTAGGTGTAACAGAATTGTCACGTCGACTTGAGGTTTCGAAGAGTACATCTTATCGATTGTTAACTTCACTTAAAAACCAGGGGTACATTAAACAAGATGAACAAACCGAGTTATATCTATTAGGGCATAAACTTATCCATTTAGGGCAAAAAGTCTTGGAACAACTCAATATCAGAGAACTTTCTGCTCCTTATCTGCGCAGTCTGTCACAATCCACAGGTGAAACTGCTCACCTCGCTATAATGGAGGAAAATAGGGTGGTTTACATAGATAAAATAGAAAGCCCAAAAACAATCCGAATGTTTTCGAACGTTGGAAAAACAGCTCCACTTCATTGTACTGGGGTAGGTAAGGCTATTCTTGCTTTTCAATCTGATGAGAAGATTAAAGAAGTGATTAACGGTGTTGGGTTGAAAAAATTCACAGATAAGACCATTGTAACTAAAGAAAAAATGTTATCTGAAATTGATGTAATTAGAAGAAAAGGTTACTCTATTGACGATGAAGAACATGAGTTAGGAATAACCTGTGCTGCTTCTCCAATACTTAATCACAATAATCAAGTAGTGGCAGGAATTAGCGTGGCAGGACCTACTATGCGGATAGACGAAGAAAAGTTGCAGCAAATAGCTAAAGACGTTGTAGAGGTGTGTGCGTCTATTTCTAAATTACTTGGTTCAGATGATTGA
- a CDS encoding tripartite tricarboxylate transporter TctB family protein: MKLSNYISGIITIVIGVFFYTLTFSFKKLGNQLIGAEFMPRVYCGLLIVLGFILLVQTYRDKSKKDEKKNTMKYALGTMVIVLLYIIVIPLVGFYLATVFTILGLLLFSKVKNKIIIFLLPIGTVAFVYVAFDKLLKVSIPIGSLFS; the protein is encoded by the coding sequence ATGAAGCTGTCAAACTATATTAGTGGTATTATTACGATCGTTATTGGTGTCTTCTTTTATACACTGACATTTAGTTTCAAAAAATTAGGGAACCAATTAATTGGTGCAGAATTTATGCCAAGAGTCTATTGCGGTTTACTTATTGTACTAGGTTTTATTTTATTGGTACAGACATATAGAGACAAATCGAAAAAAGATGAGAAAAAGAATACAATGAAATATGCACTTGGCACAATGGTTATCGTTCTTTTATATATAATTGTTATACCATTAGTTGGTTTTTATTTAGCTACAGTTTTCACCATATTAGGGTTGCTGTTATTTTCAAAAGTTAAAAACAAAATCATCATATTTTTATTACCGATTGGAACTGTAGCGTTTGTTTATGTTGCATTTGATAAATTATTGAAGGTATCCATTCCTATTGGATCATTATTTTCTTAG
- a CDS encoding sugar phosphate isomerase/epimerase family protein, producing MVEHNTFKPTILLPELYFPDADKKGFLAGKIEQFAEEGFYKGVEIPVINNSVDRQRVKEATASANFSVVQWMTALITNEGLDISAVDSSERVYATERIKKHIPAAVESGAGYIALITGPNPKVHLKEKAAESLYNSLCDICSYAGDFGLEVLIEPLDRHVHKKKFIGPTEEAVKIISQVKQSYPNIGLAYDTAHAALNGENIEHSLEIADMHISQLHLSNAVLNSKHKWYGDYHIPLGEPGFMTLEKATLILKKMKGTKILSQRDLRISVEVRSVSSNDAELQEKNAREFLKSLQVSLKE from the coding sequence ATGGTAGAACATAATACGTTTAAACCCACTATTCTGTTGCCAGAGTTATATTTTCCTGACGCAGATAAGAAGGGTTTTTTAGCAGGTAAAATTGAACAGTTTGCTGAAGAAGGCTTTTATAAAGGTGTAGAGATCCCAGTTATTAACAATTCGGTAGATAGACAAAGAGTGAAAGAAGCTACTGCTTCAGCAAACTTCTCAGTCGTGCAGTGGATGACAGCATTAATTACTAATGAAGGTTTAGATATATCAGCGGTAGATTCATCAGAGAGAGTATATGCTACAGAAAGAATTAAAAAGCACATCCCTGCAGCTGTTGAATCAGGTGCAGGGTATATTGCACTCATTACCGGTCCAAATCCAAAGGTGCATCTTAAAGAAAAAGCAGCTGAAAGTTTATATAACAGTCTTTGCGATATATGCTCATATGCTGGCGATTTTGGTCTAGAGGTCCTGATTGAGCCACTTGATAGACATGTGCATAAAAAGAAGTTCATTGGTCCGACTGAGGAAGCTGTAAAAATTATAAGCCAAGTTAAACAATCTTATCCAAATATTGGACTGGCATACGATACAGCTCATGCAGCTCTTAATGGCGAAAATATCGAACATTCTCTTGAAATAGCTGATATGCACATTAGTCAACTTCATTTATCTAATGCAGTGCTAAATTCTAAACATAAATGGTATGGAGATTACCATATTCCTCTAGGAGAACCGGGTTTTATGACATTAGAAAAGGCAACTTTAATATTGAAAAAAATGAAGGGAACAAAAATCTTAAGTCAAAGAGATTTGCGAATTTCGGTTGAGGTTAGAAGCGTGAGTAGTAATGATGCTGAATTGCAAGAGAAAAATGCAAGAGAATTTTTGAAGTCTTTACAAGTAAGTCTAAAAGAATAA
- the xylB gene encoding xylulokinase, producing the protein MKYVIGIDIGTSAVKILLVSESGELVCEESVHYAPLQERNGFVEQDPEDWVNSTIIGISRIIKNFRGAPSQIEGISFSGQMHGLVLLDKHYNVLRNAILWNDTRTTEECLEISKALKNTELQDIIKNPVLEGFTLPKILWVQEHEPEVFSQAHKFLLPKDYVRFRLTGELCTEYSDAAGTLLLDVVTKKWSEKICNAFNISQNLCPSLVASHAQTGTVTENIANQTGLKEKTKVFAGGADNACSAIGTGILENGKTLCSIGTSGVILSYEEKTFNSNITEGIHFFNHALENSYYKMGVTLAAGDSLNWFKEEFAKEESFEELLSGINASSPGSDGLLFTPYIVGERTPHNSAMIRGSFIGLSKSHTKQHFIQAIVEGITFSLRETIDILRENGKTIKSIVSTGGGSQSNTWLQMQADIFDAEIVKLSNVQGPGLGAAMLAAYGCGWFNSLQECADRFISVEKAFIPNPYNTKVYEQIYEIYKDIYHDTINLNEKLVSYRK; encoded by the coding sequence ATGAAATATGTTATTGGTATTGACATAGGAACCAGTGCCGTTAAAATTCTTTTAGTGAGTGAAAGTGGCGAGTTGGTATGTGAAGAATCAGTACACTATGCTCCTCTGCAAGAGAGAAACGGCTTTGTTGAACAAGATCCTGAAGATTGGGTTAACAGTACAATCATAGGGATATCGCGTATAATAAAGAACTTCCGAGGGGCTCCCTCCCAAATTGAAGGTATAAGTTTTTCAGGACAAATGCATGGTTTGGTTTTGTTGGATAAACATTATAATGTCTTACGAAACGCCATTCTTTGGAATGATACACGAACAACAGAAGAATGTCTGGAAATAAGTAAAGCATTAAAGAACACAGAATTACAAGATATTATTAAAAATCCTGTACTGGAAGGTTTTACATTACCGAAAATTCTCTGGGTCCAAGAGCATGAACCAGAGGTTTTCAGTCAAGCGCATAAGTTTTTGTTACCAAAAGATTATGTGCGATTCAGATTGACAGGTGAATTGTGTACAGAGTATTCCGATGCTGCTGGCACGCTATTGTTAGATGTTGTGACAAAAAAGTGGAGCGAAAAAATTTGTAATGCTTTTAATATCAGCCAGAACTTATGTCCCTCTTTAGTTGCTTCTCATGCGCAAACTGGGACTGTCACTGAAAATATAGCGAATCAAACCGGATTAAAGGAAAAGACAAAAGTTTTTGCAGGTGGAGCAGATAATGCCTGTAGTGCGATAGGAACGGGTATATTAGAAAATGGTAAGACGTTATGCAGTATTGGAACGTCTGGAGTAATTTTATCTTATGAAGAAAAAACATTTAATAGTAATATTACAGAAGGCATTCATTTTTTCAATCATGCTCTTGAAAATAGCTATTATAAAATGGGTGTCACACTTGCTGCGGGGGACAGTCTTAACTGGTTCAAAGAAGAGTTTGCCAAAGAAGAATCCTTTGAGGAACTATTATCCGGGATAAATGCATCTTCCCCTGGCTCGGATGGGTTATTGTTTACTCCGTACATTGTGGGTGAGAGAACCCCACATAATAGCGCTATGATCCGAGGAAGTTTTATAGGATTGAGCAAATCACACACAAAACAACACTTTATTCAAGCGATAGTTGAGGGAATTACGTTTTCGCTACGGGAAACTATTGATATCTTACGTGAAAACGGGAAAACCATTAAATCCATTGTCTCAACAGGCGGAGGTAGCCAAAGTAATACTTGGTTACAAATGCAAGCTGATATCTTTGATGCTGAAATTGTTAAACTTTCTAATGTCCAGGGTCCAGGGTTAGGAGCTGCAATGCTGGCAGCTTACGGATGTGGTTGGTTTAATTCGCTGCAAGAATGCGCAGACAGGTTTATTAGCGTAGAAAAAGCTTTCATTCCAAACCCCTACAATACCAAAGTATATGAACAAATATACGAAATCTATAAGGATATATATCACGATACAATAAATCTTAATGAGAAATTAGTATCGTATCGAAAATAA
- the dgoD gene encoding galactonate dehydratase, whose protein sequence is MKITNFRLYQVPPRWLFLKIETDEGLVGWGEPVIEGRAATVYTAVEELMESLIGKDPSHIEDHWNMMYRSGFYRGGPILMSAISGIDQALWDIKGKYYNAPVHQLMGGAARDKIKVYSWIGGDRPSDVGKAAKEVVERGFKAIKMNATEELQYIDSYEKVDSVLERVSAIRESVGQYIGIGIDFHGRVHKPMAKILAKELEVFRPMFIEEPVLPENNEALREIAAHTSIPIATGERMFSRWQFKPLLMDGYVDIIQPDLSHAGGITECKKILSMAEAFDVAAAPHCPLGPIALAACLQVDATSHNAFIQEQSLGIHYNVGSDLLDYVEDPSVFAYENGYVQIPKGPGLGITVNEAHVKKMTEEGHNWRNPVWRHVDGSVAEW, encoded by the coding sequence ATGAAGATCACTAATTTTCGTCTTTACCAGGTACCCCCGCGGTGGTTATTTTTAAAAATTGAAACAGATGAAGGATTAGTAGGATGGGGAGAGCCTGTCATAGAAGGACGGGCAGCAACTGTTTATACAGCTGTTGAGGAGTTAATGGAATCCTTAATCGGTAAGGACCCTTCGCATATCGAAGATCACTGGAACATGATGTATCGATCAGGGTTTTATCGGGGTGGTCCCATTTTAATGAGTGCCATATCAGGTATTGACCAGGCTCTATGGGATATAAAAGGAAAATATTATAATGCGCCTGTACATCAACTGATGGGAGGAGCTGCTCGTGACAAGATTAAAGTTTATTCTTGGATAGGCGGTGACCGTCCTTCTGATGTAGGAAAAGCAGCTAAAGAAGTCGTTGAAAGAGGATTTAAAGCAATAAAAATGAATGCCACAGAGGAGTTGCAATATATAGATAGCTATGAAAAAGTTGACAGCGTATTGGAACGTGTTTCTGCCATTAGGGAATCTGTGGGTCAATATATAGGAATTGGCATAGATTTTCATGGAAGAGTACATAAACCAATGGCGAAAATTTTAGCAAAAGAATTAGAAGTTTTTCGCCCAATGTTTATTGAGGAGCCAGTTTTGCCGGAGAATAATGAAGCGTTGCGTGAAATTGCAGCACACACATCCATACCAATTGCGACTGGTGAAAGAATGTTTTCGCGATGGCAATTCAAACCATTATTAATGGATGGGTATGTAGATATTATACAACCGGACTTATCTCATGCTGGGGGTATAACTGAATGTAAAAAAATCTTATCAATGGCTGAAGCGTTTGATGTTGCTGCAGCCCCCCACTGTCCATTAGGGCCGATTGCGCTAGCCGCATGTCTGCAAGTGGATGCAACATCACATAATGCCTTTATCCAAGAACAAAGTCTTGGCATTCATTATAATGTAGGTAGTGACTTATTGGATTATGTAGAAGATCCATCTGTTTTTGCCTATGAAAATGGTTATGTACAAATTCCAAAGGGACCAGGCTTGGGAATCACTGTTAATGAAGCACATGTGAAGAAAATGACAGAAGAAGGACATAATTGGCGCAACCCTGTGTGGCGGCATGTCGATGGTTCCGTTGCTGAGTGGTAA
- the lepB gene encoding signal peptidase I translates to MRLISATEVNLVETKERKDEKEKSKWLSWVVFAVMMAAVIFTFRYVIGITVISGNSMSQTIESNDVILSSHLLYQPERNDIIIFRDEHGYDVIKRIIALPNETIEISDGVVFVDGQPFEESYVSGISNDMEKTVVEEDAYFVMGDNRTPGESLDSRSADVGTIARERIKGEALLSLIPFRLF, encoded by the coding sequence ATGAGATTAATAAGTGCCACAGAAGTCAATCTTGTTGAAACAAAAGAGCGGAAAGATGAAAAGGAAAAATCAAAGTGGCTGAGCTGGGTTGTATTTGCCGTCATGATGGCTGCGGTGATTTTTACTTTTCGTTATGTGATTGGGATTACAGTAATTAGTGGAAATTCAATGTCTCAAACGATTGAAAGCAATGATGTCATATTATCGAGTCATTTGCTTTATCAGCCGGAGCGGAATGATATCATCATTTTCCGGGATGAACATGGTTATGACGTGATCAAAAGAATTATTGCATTGCCAAATGAAACAATTGAAATCTCTGACGGGGTGGTATTTGTAGATGGACAGCCGTTTGAGGAGTCATATGTAAGTGGTATTTCAAATGATATGGAAAAAACGGTTGTTGAAGAAGATGCCTATTTTGTGATGGGGGATAACCGCACCCCTGGTGAAAGTCTTGATAGCAGAAGCGCAGATGTTGGCACAATTGCTAGGGAGCGCATCAAGGGTGAGGCGTTGCTTTCGTTGATTCCGTTTCGGTTGTTTTGA
- a CDS encoding tripartite tricarboxylate transporter substrate binding protein — translation MSKFTKLLGLILMTVLVLTISGCSGNSENEDAGSGNSGSADNANEDFPKKEIELIVPTAAGGGTDAAARALAPLAEDHLGTSIGVVNKTGGSGSVGMTEGANSKPDGYTVTMVFVELTMFEHLGLSPLTPQDFKPIGLINFDPAALTVPADAPYDTLEEFISYAKEHPGEISVGNSGPGSIWHIAAANLEEAAGIELNHVPHDGAAPAVTALVGGHIDAVTVSPAEVKSQIDAGKLKMLAVMSDEKSDMAPDVPTVSEAGLDAAPIGTWRGLTVPKETPDDIVAKLEDGFLKAAEEEEFKDFMDKNGLGLKIQGSEEFGEYMQQNQELYGEIISDLDLD, via the coding sequence ATGAGCAAGTTTACAAAACTATTAGGTTTAATTCTGATGACGGTTCTGGTGCTTACAATATCGGGATGCAGCGGAAACAGTGAAAATGAGGATGCTGGTTCGGGCAATTCAGGTTCCGCTGATAATGCGAATGAAGATTTTCCTAAGAAAGAAATAGAACTCATTGTACCAACAGCTGCAGGGGGCGGGACAGATGCTGCAGCTAGAGCTTTGGCTCCTTTAGCAGAGGATCACTTAGGGACTTCTATAGGTGTAGTTAATAAAACTGGCGGAAGCGGTTCAGTCGGTATGACAGAGGGAGCTAACTCTAAGCCAGACGGTTATACTGTTACGATGGTTTTTGTAGAGCTGACTATGTTTGAGCATTTAGGTCTATCCCCTCTAACACCACAAGATTTTAAACCAATTGGTCTTATTAACTTTGACCCGGCAGCATTAACTGTTCCTGCTGATGCACCGTATGATACTTTGGAAGAGTTTATTTCATATGCTAAAGAACATCCGGGTGAAATTTCAGTAGGTAACTCTGGACCAGGATCAATATGGCATATAGCCGCAGCTAACCTTGAAGAAGCAGCAGGGATTGAATTAAACCACGTGCCTCATGATGGTGCAGCACCAGCGGTAACTGCTTTGGTCGGTGGTCACATAGATGCGGTAACAGTAAGTCCTGCTGAAGTTAAATCACAAATAGATGCAGGGAAATTAAAAATGTTAGCCGTAATGTCTGATGAAAAATCTGATATGGCTCCAGATGTTCCAACAGTATCTGAAGCTGGGTTAGATGCAGCTCCAATAGGTACTTGGAGAGGGTTAACTGTGCCTAAAGAAACACCTGATGACATAGTAGCTAAACTGGAAGATGGTTTTCTTAAGGCAGCAGAAGAAGAAGAATTCAAAGATTTTATGGACAAAAATGGTTTAGGTTTGAAAATACAAGGTTCAGAAGAATTTGGTGAATACATGCAACAAAATCAAGAGTTATATGGTGAGATCATTTCAGATTTAGATTTAGATTAA
- a CDS encoding bifunctional 4-hydroxy-2-oxoglutarate aldolase/2-dehydro-3-deoxy-phosphogluconate aldolase produces MDSVINQIKKEKIVSIIRGNSADELEATVESLYKGGIRIVEITMNTPGAIEGIENISKSFPDLIVGAGTVLDPETARNAILAGADFLLAPTLNIDTLKLATRYNVLCVPGVLTPTEALTAHEHGARMIKVFPVRALGPSYISDIKAPLNQLEIMAVGGVSLSNAREFLKAGCCSLGIGSSLVDNQSVYDKDFINIEEKAKRFVELAGEFNL; encoded by the coding sequence ATGGATTCAGTAATAAACCAAATAAAGAAAGAAAAAATCGTTTCTATTATTAGAGGAAACTCTGCAGATGAGCTTGAAGCAACTGTAGAGAGTCTCTATAAGGGTGGTATAAGAATTGTTGAAATTACAATGAACACCCCAGGTGCTATCGAAGGCATTGAAAATATAAGTAAATCTTTTCCTGACTTAATAGTAGGGGCTGGTACTGTATTGGATCCTGAGACTGCTAGGAATGCTATATTAGCGGGTGCTGACTTTTTACTAGCTCCAACCTTAAACATTGATACTTTGAAATTGGCTACTCGCTATAATGTTCTGTGTGTGCCAGGTGTTTTAACCCCAACAGAAGCTTTAACTGCTCATGAACATGGCGCGCGAATGATTAAAGTATTCCCGGTTCGTGCTCTTGGTCCTTCTTATATTTCCGATATAAAGGCTCCTTTAAATCAACTGGAAATAATGGCGGTAGGAGGGGTTTCTTTAAGTAATGCTCGTGAATTTCTAAAAGCGGGTTGCTGTTCCTTGGGTATAGGAAGCTCTTTAGTCGACAACCAATCGGTTTATGATAAAGACTTTATAAATATCGAGGAGAAAGCTAAGCGTTTTGTAGAACTAGCAGGAGAATTTAATCTTTAA